From the genome of Proteus vulgaris, one region includes:
- a CDS encoding DUF2339 domain-containing protein — protein sequence MDDFLTLIVTIFVVVSLYWQYHSYTNTNSLLYRIKQLEEKLTEQQAKLLKLLNKNSSANESADLDDNKNEIGDLSREIKGEPKSTSSSYQPKTSSFINKTEEIQNKVENKEPPVYQQAQVSRETTFDKVSPKEQPSIADTSISKELNVENPHSNKSTFSKQEQKPYQPKISTSRFAHHYQNEPKNTPTEISPTPLTENIVNVARANQSGSQTDNIGTTAQARPASQYRPALNPRPKRQQKSILGLIWNWVVTGNPLAKIGMLLLFFGLSYLLKYSIENELVSASTRLMMAGTGCLVLLGLGWWLRKKNLMYALILQGGGIGGLYITIFAATKIYDFIPIGIALAILVFICIVSVILAVLHRAISLAVLASLGGYLAPVLLSTGSGNYIALFSYYLILSIGILIISHWQVWRLLNLIGFAFTFGIGFIWAIPNYTHADYLPCQLFLIANWLIFGVATELSTLKNKLRLNIPFDATLLFGTPLIGFIFQHRLASEWEYGVAIASSLYGLAYFALSWFVLKRYREEGKLLAIAFFMLSATFATLAVPFAFSAEWTSMVWAIEGVMILAFSVLQQQKKPAIAGTILVAVSFVLLFNMRVISLSDWLMFITQMIVVFAVAILWYRAKFINIDNRTIGYVTLFIAAVSWGYCVFTLQEYGEYWFSPSVKSITFAFILISCWGMYFVGKKTQFSELASCSVLLWPMSALILLVYIFLAGSLIDNWLSAIVWIAIFVSGFYLLKVNTLLPTQRLNKALIHVMHLVFIGLFLFTEIIWLIDTTYLYISLHFASVIFSISLYIAISTILVMRVNWIKVYLNTYLVITVPVLALLALSLIFANMNNGTESGIKFIPLFNLMDLMGIVGIWVGYKFISVMKQSPKYQQLLQNNFPLYNYIIPAIIFWWANGVLLRGLVFTTDIDWTMYEIINSKVIQTVLAIIWAITALVTMIMATRKKSRSSWFIGGGLLAVVIAKLFLIDTSLSSGLLRALAFIGVAILILLIGYFSPLPPKKQSQKTKM from the coding sequence ATGGATGATTTTCTGACACTCATCGTTACGATATTTGTCGTGGTATCTTTGTATTGGCAATATCATTCCTATACAAATACTAACTCATTGTTGTATCGAATTAAGCAACTTGAAGAAAAGCTTACTGAACAACAAGCTAAATTACTTAAGTTATTAAATAAAAATAGCTCTGCAAATGAGAGTGCAGATCTTGATGATAATAAAAATGAAATAGGCGATTTATCGCGTGAAATAAAAGGAGAGCCAAAATCAACTTCATCAAGTTATCAGCCTAAAACAAGCTCATTCATTAACAAAACAGAAGAGATACAAAATAAGGTTGAAAATAAAGAGCCACCTGTTTATCAACAAGCACAGGTATCAAGAGAAACAACATTCGATAAAGTTTCTCCTAAAGAACAACCTTCGATCGCAGATACTTCTATTAGCAAGGAACTTAATGTAGAAAATCCACACTCCAATAAGTCAACCTTCTCTAAGCAGGAGCAAAAACCTTACCAACCTAAAATTTCAACGAGCCGTTTTGCTCATCATTATCAGAACGAGCCTAAAAACACACCAACTGAAATTTCACCAACTCCACTTACAGAGAATATTGTGAATGTAGCGAGAGCCAATCAATCTGGATCTCAAACAGATAATATAGGTACAACAGCTCAAGCCAGACCCGCATCACAATATAGACCTGCTTTAAATCCTCGACCAAAACGTCAACAAAAATCAATTTTGGGACTTATTTGGAATTGGGTAGTAACAGGAAATCCGTTAGCTAAAATAGGGATGTTATTACTCTTTTTTGGTCTATCTTATTTACTTAAATACAGTATTGAGAATGAACTTGTCTCAGCATCAACACGTTTAATGATGGCTGGAACAGGATGTTTGGTCTTATTAGGCCTCGGCTGGTGGCTTAGAAAGAAAAATCTGATGTATGCACTTATTTTGCAAGGAGGCGGAATAGGTGGGCTGTATATCACTATTTTTGCAGCTACTAAAATTTATGATTTTATTCCTATTGGCATCGCATTAGCCATTCTGGTGTTTATTTGTATAGTCAGTGTTATTTTAGCGGTTCTTCATCGAGCAATTAGTTTAGCTGTATTAGCTTCATTAGGCGGTTATTTAGCACCTGTTTTATTGTCTACGGGCAGTGGCAATTATATTGCATTGTTTAGCTATTATCTTATTCTTTCCATAGGCATTCTTATTATTAGCCATTGGCAAGTTTGGCGTTTATTAAATCTTATTGGTTTTGCTTTTACTTTTGGTATTGGTTTTATATGGGCAATACCAAATTACACTCATGCCGATTATTTACCTTGCCAGCTATTTTTAATTGCAAATTGGTTGATTTTTGGTGTTGCAACGGAACTTTCAACATTAAAAAATAAGCTGAGGCTCAATATTCCTTTTGATGCCACATTATTATTTGGTACACCGTTGATTGGTTTTATTTTCCAACACCGATTAGCGTCAGAATGGGAATACGGCGTTGCTATTGCTTCATCTCTTTATGGATTAGCCTATTTTGCGTTGAGTTGGTTTGTCCTTAAACGCTATCGCGAAGAGGGTAAATTACTGGCTATTGCTTTCTTTATGCTATCAGCCACATTTGCTACTTTAGCTGTACCATTTGCTTTCTCTGCTGAATGGACATCTATGGTATGGGCAATTGAAGGAGTTATGATCCTTGCGTTTTCTGTTTTACAGCAACAAAAGAAACCAGCTATTGCCGGGACTATTTTAGTTGCAGTTTCCTTTGTTCTGTTATTTAACATGCGTGTTATTTCGTTAAGCGATTGGCTAATGTTTATAACACAAATGATTGTTGTATTTGCAGTGGCGATACTGTGGTATCGAGCTAAATTTATTAATATTGATAACCGTACTATTGGATATGTAACACTATTTATTGCTGCGGTGAGTTGGGGATATTGCGTATTCACTTTACAAGAGTATGGCGAATATTGGTTCTCTCCAAGTGTGAAATCCATCACTTTTGCTTTTATTCTTATTAGTTGCTGGGGAATGTATTTCGTAGGTAAAAAAACACAATTTTCTGAATTAGCGAGTTGCTCTGTTTTGTTGTGGCCAATGTCAGCGCTTATTCTGTTAGTGTATATTTTCCTTGCTGGGTCATTAATTGACAATTGGTTAAGTGCCATTGTATGGATAGCAATATTTGTGAGTGGCTTCTATTTACTTAAGGTTAATACGTTATTGCCTACACAAAGGTTAAATAAAGCATTAATTCATGTTATGCATCTTGTTTTTATTGGTTTGTTCTTATTCACTGAAATAATTTGGCTAATAGATACCACTTATCTTTATATAAGCCTGCATTTTGCCAGTGTTATTTTTTCCATTAGTTTATATATAGCAATAAGCACTATACTTGTTATGAGAGTTAATTGGATTAAAGTATATCTAAATACTTATTTAGTAATAACAGTACCTGTTTTAGCTTTACTCGCTCTTTCTTTAATTTTTGCAAATATGAATAATGGCACTGAAAGTGGTATTAAATTTATACCACTCTTTAATCTGATGGATCTCATGGGAATTGTGGGGATATGGGTTGGCTATAAATTTATTTCAGTAATGAAACAGTCTCCTAAATATCAACAGTTATTACAAAATAACTTCCCATTATACAATTATATTATTCCTGCGATAATTTTCTGGTGGGCTAACGGAGTTTTATTAAGAGGATTAGTCTTTACTACTGATATTGACTGGACAATGTATGAGATCATTAACTCTAAAGTGATCCAA
- the glpX gene encoding class II fructose-bisphosphatase — MKLNDELTNAIASVTEAAAIAAMPWIGKQNKNAADDAAVSAMRARLNSLNINGEIVIGEGEIDEAPMLYIGEQVGNGKGEKIEIAVDPIDGTRMVATGENNSLAILAAGFKGSFLQAPDMYMEKLIVGKQAAGVIDLNHCLEYNLDAIAQTLNKSVEQLTLAILDKPRHHDIINDLRSKGINVITLPDGDVLASLYATMPNNSIDVMYGIGGAPEGVISAAIAKALGGDMQARLITRDTAKGNTAENRELAVSEIARCHKMGTDVNIKLSLDTLVRNQDVMFAATAITAGDLLSGVKQQSQYLQTHSLVINGSTHSLRYIENYHLR, encoded by the coding sequence ATGAAATTAAATGACGAACTAACTAACGCAATTGCTTCTGTAACAGAAGCTGCGGCCATTGCAGCCATGCCTTGGATCGGAAAACAAAATAAAAATGCAGCGGATGATGCTGCCGTAAGTGCCATGAGAGCACGTTTAAATAGCTTAAATATCAATGGTGAAATCGTTATTGGTGAAGGCGAAATAGATGAAGCACCAATGCTTTATATTGGTGAACAAGTCGGTAATGGCAAAGGTGAAAAAATAGAAATTGCTGTTGACCCTATTGATGGTACTCGCATGGTCGCTACGGGCGAAAACAATTCTCTTGCTATTTTAGCTGCGGGTTTTAAAGGCAGTTTTCTACAAGCTCCTGATATGTACATGGAAAAATTAATTGTCGGTAAACAAGCTGCAGGTGTCATTGATCTGAACCACTGCCTAGAATATAACCTTGATGCTATTGCACAAACATTAAATAAATCAGTTGAGCAACTCACACTGGCTATTTTAGACAAGCCTCGCCACCACGATATTATTAACGACCTTCGTTCCAAAGGGATTAATGTCATTACACTACCTGATGGTGATGTTCTTGCTTCTTTATATGCCACAATGCCAAATAATAGTATTGATGTTATGTACGGTATTGGCGGAGCTCCAGAAGGTGTTATTAGTGCAGCAATAGCTAAAGCGCTTGGTGGTGATATGCAAGCTCGTCTGATTACACGTGATACCGCAAAAGGAAATACTGCAGAAAATAGAGAACTTGCTGTCAGTGAAATTGCTCGCTGTCATAAAATGGGAACTGATGTGAACATCAAATTATCACTAGATACATTAGTTCGTAATCAAGATGTGATGTTTGCAGCAACCGCTATTACGGCTGGAGATCTTTTATCTGGTGTTAAGCAACAATCCCAATATCTACAGACACATTCTTTAGTGATTAATGGTTCAACTCATTCACTACGTTATATTGAAAATTACCATTTACGTTAA
- a CDS encoding phosphotriesterase family protein has translation MKDYIQTVMGPVKKENMGLTLPHEHLFNDLSSVVDEPFYEFSHVLVDKKVSADIQWGLKYDPYCCCDNMDEKPIDDVIFELNNFKELGGGTIVDATGSSSIGRDIRKLRQVAEITGINIVASSGLYIEKFEGQRLADDIEAMVKIIDDELNVGIDGTDIRAGMIGEIGVSPFFTNGEKNSLRAAAIAQNNNPHVSMNIHMPGWQRRGDEVLDILLSEMGCNPAKISLAHSDPSGKDIDYQCKMLDRGVWLEFDMIGLDISFPKEGAAPSVMDTVEAVATLIERGYGSQIVLSHDVFLKQMWAKNGGNGWGFVPNVFLSLLAQRGIDNSIIKKLCVDNPANLLA, from the coding sequence ATGAAAGATTATATTCAAACTGTGATGGGCCCCGTTAAAAAAGAAAATATGGGGCTGACATTACCTCATGAACATCTATTTAATGATCTCTCTAGTGTTGTTGATGAACCTTTTTATGAGTTCTCGCATGTATTAGTTGATAAAAAAGTCAGTGCAGATATTCAATGGGGACTAAAATACGATCCTTATTGTTGTTGCGATAACATGGATGAAAAGCCAATTGATGATGTTATTTTTGAATTAAATAATTTTAAAGAATTAGGTGGCGGAACAATTGTTGATGCAACGGGTTCTTCATCCATTGGTCGTGATATTAGAAAGCTAAGACAAGTTGCAGAAATAACAGGAATTAATATTGTTGCATCCTCAGGACTTTATATCGAAAAATTTGAAGGTCAACGTCTTGCTGATGATATAGAAGCAATGGTGAAAATTATTGATGACGAATTAAATGTCGGCATTGATGGTACAGATATTCGTGCAGGAATGATTGGTGAAATTGGGGTTTCTCCTTTCTTTACTAACGGTGAAAAAAATAGCTTACGTGCAGCAGCAATTGCTCAAAATAATAATCCTCATGTTTCTATGAATATTCATATGCCAGGCTGGCAACGTCGTGGTGATGAAGTTTTAGATATTCTGTTATCTGAAATGGGCTGTAACCCGGCTAAAATTTCATTGGCACACTCTGATCCCTCGGGTAAAGATATTGATTATCAATGCAAAATGCTAGATCGCGGTGTTTGGCTTGAGTTTGATATGATTGGCCTTGATATCTCTTTCCCTAAAGAGGGCGCTGCGCCAAGTGTTATGGATACTGTTGAAGCTGTCGCAACCTTAATTGAAAGAGGTTATGGTAGCCAAATTGTATTAAGCCATGATGTGTTTTTAAAACAAATGTGGGCAAAAAATGGGGGAAATGGCTGGGGATTTGTTCCGAATGTATTCCTTTCATTATTAGCTCAACGTGGTATCGATAACTCTATTATTAAAAAGTTATGCGTTGATAATCCAGCAAATTTATTGGCTTAA
- a CDS encoding DMT family transporter — protein sequence MSTKNLSVPLLMLATVLAGMLSPMQSAVNGELGHVLNDGNACAVISFGGGLVVMFFIIISKKQYRQQFASIPSLIKTRKIPLWNWLAGLCGAMVDFSEGASASVLGIATFQTALISGMILSGLLCDRFGVGVDEKKYFTPYRVLGAVLAVVATLLVVYPQWQSTSFIYLASLPFIAGLLAGWQPAGNSKVAEATGSVMVSITWNFIVGFAILAIVLVIRMALGHITIELPGTWWMYLGGPLGLMSIALMAILVRGLGLLMLGVASTAGQLLGSVLIDLLLPALGNTVYLMTIIGTLFALVGAIVTTIPEFRATKSAKA from the coding sequence ATGAGTACAAAAAATTTATCAGTGCCCTTACTAATGTTAGCAACGGTGTTAGCGGGCATGCTATCACCAATGCAATCTGCGGTTAATGGTGAGTTAGGACACGTTTTAAACGATGGTAACGCTTGTGCAGTTATCTCTTTTGGCGGTGGTTTAGTGGTAATGTTTTTTATCATTATATCGAAAAAACAGTACCGTCAACAATTTGCTTCAATACCAAGTTTAATTAAAACACGTAAAATCCCATTATGGAACTGGCTTGCCGGTCTTTGTGGTGCGATGGTTGATTTCTCTGAAGGAGCTTCGGCAAGTGTATTAGGGATTGCTACATTCCAAACGGCATTAATTTCGGGAATGATATTGTCAGGTTTATTGTGTGACCGCTTTGGTGTGGGTGTGGATGAGAAAAAATATTTCACGCCATACCGTGTATTAGGTGCAGTGTTGGCCGTTGTTGCAACTCTATTGGTTGTTTATCCACAATGGCAATCAACGTCATTTATTTATTTAGCTAGCTTACCTTTCATTGCAGGTTTATTGGCCGGTTGGCAGCCAGCGGGTAACTCTAAAGTAGCAGAAGCAACGGGTTCTGTGATGGTGTCTATCACTTGGAACTTTATTGTTGGCTTTGCTATTTTAGCGATTGTTTTAGTTATTCGTATGGCATTAGGCCATATCACAATTGAATTACCTGGAACATGGTGGATGTATTTAGGTGGTCCTTTAGGACTGATGTCTATCGCATTAATGGCTATTTTAGTGCGTGGTTTAGGCTTGCTGATGTTAGGTGTTGCATCCACAGCGGGTCAGTTATTAGGTTCTGTCTTAATTGATCTGCTATTACCTGCATTAGGCAATACCGTTTATTTAATGACAATTATCGGTACATTATTTGCGTTAGTGGGCGCGATTGTAACCACAATCCCTGAATTTAGAGCCACTAAGTCAGCGAAAGCATAG
- a CDS encoding glutamine amidotransferase: MKILFIGESWHIHMIHSKGYDSFTSSKYEEGSTFLLSCLRENGIEVDYMPAHTVQVAFPQTAESLAKYDVIVISDIGANTFLLQNDTFYNMKVIPNALGLIKEFVANGGGLLMIGGYLSFMGIEAKANYKNTLLAEVLPVEMLDGDDRVEAPEGVFASAVNAEHVSVKGFGEWPMFLGYNKVSAKENTETVLNIGEDPLLVFGQFKKGKTSCFMSDCSPHWGSKQFLAWPHYTDMWVNILNQIAR, encoded by the coding sequence ATGAAAATCTTATTTATTGGTGAGTCATGGCATATTCATATGATCCACTCTAAAGGCTACGACAGTTTCACATCCAGCAAATATGAAGAAGGTTCAACGTTCTTATTAAGTTGCTTAAGAGAGAATGGTATTGAAGTCGATTATATGCCTGCTCATACCGTTCAGGTTGCTTTTCCACAAACAGCAGAATCATTGGCTAAATACGATGTCATTGTCATCAGTGATATTGGTGCAAATACGTTCCTTCTGCAAAACGATACTTTTTACAATATGAAAGTTATTCCTAATGCATTGGGATTAATTAAAGAGTTTGTAGCGAATGGCGGCGGCTTATTAATGATTGGTGGTTACCTGTCATTTATGGGGATTGAAGCTAAAGCAAACTACAAAAATACATTACTTGCAGAAGTTCTACCTGTCGAAATGCTAGATGGTGACGATCGTGTTGAAGCGCCTGAAGGTGTATTTGCAAGTGCCGTAAATGCTGAACACGTATCAGTGAAAGGTTTTGGTGAATGGCCAATGTTCCTTGGCTATAACAAAGTTTCAGCTAAAGAGAATACAGAAACTGTATTAAATATTGGCGAAGATCCATTACTGGTATTTGGTCAATTCAAAAAAGGGAAAACAAGTTGCTTTATGAGTGACTGTTCACCGCACTGGGGGAGTAAACAGTTTTTAGCATGGCCACATTATACCGATATGTGGGTCAACATTCTTAATCAAATAGCACGTTAG
- a CDS encoding PfkB family carbohydrate kinase, translating into MKAERHKKIINLIKGNGAVKVSFLAKELDVTKETIRSDLNKLAEKGIIKRCHGGAFIEFETLDKVAKKEIIQFLECNDQIDKSDLVNKIAINKVCVLGSFNVDMISYLPRLPEAGESLLSNKFIFSPGGKGCNQALAASYADAQVHFITKIGTDQFSDYAVNFISSSRIKTSTIYQTENYQTGTASIFVSEESGENIISIYSGSNMDISADEVKIQKDKIIDADIILLQLETNIEALKEIIAIGNENNIPIILNPAPYNKIVNELLPMVDILTPNETEASLLSGIEVLDIGSAKNAAVSIYQQGVNKVVITLGSKGSLAYDGYKYIYSPAYPAVVKNTAGAGDAFNGALAASLAKGKQFSYALRYASAFSSLAVETSNASEMPEDINVMHRINQTTYSQIVTQSPE; encoded by the coding sequence ATGAAAGCAGAACGTCATAAAAAAATAATTAATCTGATTAAAGGTAATGGTGCAGTAAAAGTTTCTTTCTTAGCGAAAGAACTTGATGTTACCAAAGAAACAATACGTTCAGATTTAAATAAACTAGCTGAAAAAGGAATTATAAAAAGATGCCATGGTGGCGCTTTTATAGAATTTGAAACGTTGGATAAAGTTGCTAAGAAAGAAATCATACAATTTCTAGAGTGTAATGATCAAATTGATAAAAGCGATTTAGTGAATAAAATAGCAATCAATAAAGTATGTGTACTTGGCTCATTTAATGTCGATATGATTAGCTATTTGCCTAGATTACCAGAAGCTGGGGAATCCTTATTATCGAATAAGTTTATCTTTTCACCAGGCGGTAAAGGTTGTAATCAAGCACTCGCTGCAAGCTATGCTGATGCACAAGTGCACTTTATTACCAAAATAGGTACTGATCAATTTAGTGATTATGCAGTTAATTTTATATCGTCTTCAAGAATAAAAACATCAACGATATATCAAACTGAAAATTATCAAACAGGTACAGCCTCTATTTTTGTTTCAGAGGAAAGTGGCGAAAATATTATTTCCATTTACTCTGGTTCTAACATGGATATCTCTGCAGATGAAGTGAAAATACAGAAAGATAAAATTATTGATGCAGACATTATATTATTACAGTTAGAAACGAATATTGAAGCATTAAAAGAAATTATTGCTATTGGAAATGAAAATAATATTCCTATTATTCTTAATCCAGCGCCTTATAACAAAATAGTTAATGAATTACTTCCTATGGTAGATATATTAACACCTAATGAAACGGAAGCGAGTTTATTATCTGGAATAGAAGTTCTGGACATAGGATCTGCAAAGAATGCGGCAGTTTCTATTTATCAACAAGGTGTAAATAAGGTAGTTATTACGCTAGGTAGTAAAGGTTCGTTAGCTTACGACGGATATAAATATATTTATTCACCAGCATATCCGGCAGTGGTAAAGAATACCGCAGGGGCAGGTGACGCTTTTAATGGTGCGCTCGCTGCCTCATTGGCAAAAGGAAAGCAGTTTTCTTATGCGTTACGCTATGCATCAGCTTTTTCATCATTAGCTGTTGAGACGAGTAATGCTTCAGAAATGCCTGAAGATATTAATGTCATGCATCGCATCAATCAAACAACATATTCACAGATTGTTACCCAATCCCCCGAATAA
- a CDS encoding DUF4822 domain-containing protein translates to MKIKSLIAISLLSASFSLFAAENSTSSTNMQAQGVIQAQKELNNYEKLMIEKVWVTTDAIDEKGNKTDADNAQVSNYFGLAEYYPNGTFIMFTPEGKQKMQGDWSMSDDGKIRTLVAKDTEGKTLFTRDVENITIKNDEYTYRIYPNAEDRNTYFDIVHHIKK, encoded by the coding sequence ATGAAAATAAAATCACTTATCGCAATCTCATTATTAAGCGCTAGCTTTTCTCTTTTTGCCGCTGAGAATTCAACATCATCCACTAATATGCAAGCTCAAGGTGTTATTCAAGCTCAAAAAGAACTAAATAACTATGAGAAACTCATGATAGAAAAAGTCTGGGTAACGACCGATGCGATTGATGAAAAAGGCAATAAAACAGACGCAGATAATGCCCAAGTGAGTAATTATTTTGGCCTTGCTGAATATTACCCTAATGGCACATTTATTATGTTTACACCCGAAGGTAAACAGAAAATGCAAGGCGATTGGTCTATGTCAGATGATGGCAAAATACGTACCTTAGTTGCTAAAGACACTGAAGGTAAGACGTTGTTTACCCGTGATGTAGAAAATATCACGATTAAAAATGATGAATATACTTATCGTATTTATCCAAACGCTGAAGATCGCAACACCTATTTCGATATTGTGCATCATATTAAAAAATAA
- a CDS encoding AAA family ATPase, whose product MMLHKKLHTEMSWEHLCELYDEISDMAGVMQDPIHHAEGDVAIHTQRVINSVKSLPEYGTLTEREQQILWISALLHDVEKRSTTREEEGRIISPGHARKGELTTRCFLYEKVPLTFADREQIAALVRFHGLPLWVMDKPDPKKALLAASLRVDCYLLALLAKADILGRDCDDKQGLFDKITLFTLYCEELNCWRKPAPFSSNKACFHYFHTDNSTDCNYEPYPEKGSDVTVLCGLPGMGKDTYIRQYCADIPIVSLDELRRQHNIKPDNRDANGWIAQQAKEQARVYLREHKPFVWNATNITRKMRDQLISLFYRYNAKITLVYIEVPYAQWQKQNNARNEVVPIKVMDRMLSKLEVPTPEEAHKVIYWIEGKSQTLI is encoded by the coding sequence ATGATGCTTCATAAGAAATTACACACTGAGATGTCATGGGAACACCTCTGTGAATTATACGATGAAATTAGTGATATGGCAGGTGTTATGCAGGACCCTATTCATCATGCAGAAGGTGATGTGGCGATACATACACAAAGAGTAATCAATTCAGTTAAATCATTACCTGAATATGGAACCCTGACAGAAAGAGAGCAACAAATTTTATGGATCTCGGCACTTCTTCATGATGTAGAAAAACGTTCTACAACACGGGAAGAAGAGGGGCGTATTATTTCTCCGGGTCATGCGCGTAAAGGTGAATTAACAACACGTTGTTTTCTCTACGAAAAAGTACCTTTAACTTTTGCCGATAGAGAGCAAATTGCAGCTTTAGTTCGCTTTCATGGATTACCTTTGTGGGTAATGGATAAGCCTGATCCTAAAAAAGCATTACTTGCAGCATCATTAAGAGTGGATTGTTATTTGTTGGCCTTATTGGCTAAGGCAGATATTTTAGGACGAGATTGTGATGATAAACAAGGGCTTTTTGATAAAATTACGTTATTTACACTTTATTGTGAAGAGTTAAATTGTTGGCGTAAACCTGCTCCATTTTCTTCAAATAAAGCCTGTTTTCACTATTTTCATACAGACAATAGTACTGATTGTAATTATGAGCCTTATCCTGAAAAAGGAAGTGACGTCACGGTGCTTTGTGGGTTACCTGGGATGGGAAAAGATACCTATATTCGCCAATATTGTGCAGATATTCCTATCGTGAGTTTAGATGAGCTACGCCGCCAACATAATATTAAACCTGATAATCGAGATGCTAATGGTTGGATAGCACAACAAGCAAAAGAGCAAGCTCGAGTTTATTTACGAGAGCATAAACCTTTTGTTTGGAATGCTACTAATATTACAAGAAAAATGCGAGATCAGCTGATCTCTTTGTTTTATCGTTATAATGCAAAAATAACGCTGGTTTACATTGAAGTGCCTTATGCTCAATGGCAAAAGCAAAATAATGCAAGGAACGAAGTGGTACCTATTAAAGTAATGGATCGTATGTTAAGTAAATTGGAAGTTCCAACACCAGAAGAAGCACATAAAGTAATTTATTGGATTGAAGGAAAATCACAAACCTTGATTTAA
- a CDS encoding RNA ligase family protein, whose product MNNQSQKYDRTYHYPFSPGTTNDDRINAQWWQDICQIKHLIHTEKLDGENNCLNKMGVFARSHATPTQSAWTSQLRQRWQMMKNDLGELDIFGENLYAIHSIEYAHLEEYFYVFAVRYKDKWLGWEEVQFYASLFDLPTVPEIKLPECRDKAEFENMIVSQAKQASFFQSQDVLTQKPSPMEGIVTRDAQSFSLNDFSHRVFKYVRKDHVKTDVHWKKNWRRAPLIWEKTQGFHDAS is encoded by the coding sequence ATGAATAATCAATCACAAAAATATGATAGAACCTATCACTATCCTTTTTCACCAGGCACAACAAACGACGATCGTATAAATGCGCAATGGTGGCAGGATATTTGCCAAATAAAACATCTTATCCATACAGAAAAGTTGGATGGAGAAAATAATTGCCTAAATAAAATGGGAGTTTTTGCTCGCTCTCATGCTACACCAACGCAATCCGCATGGACTTCTCAATTGCGTCAACGTTGGCAAATGATGAAAAACGATTTAGGTGAGTTAGATATTTTTGGTGAAAATCTATACGCCATTCATTCTATTGAATATGCACACTTAGAAGAATATTTTTATGTGTTTGCGGTTCGTTATAAAGATAAATGGCTAGGTTGGGAAGAAGTGCAGTTTTATGCTTCTCTGTTTGATCTTCCTACAGTGCCAGAAATTAAATTGCCGGAATGTCGGGATAAAGCAGAGTTTGAAAATATGATTGTTTCACAAGCCAAACAGGCGAGTTTTTTTCAATCTCAAGATGTTTTAACACAAAAACCAAGCCCAATGGAAGGTATTGTGACACGAGATGCTCAGTCATTTTCTTTAAATGATTTTTCTCATCGCGTTTTTAAATATGTTAGAAAAGATCATGTAAAAACGGATGTTCATTGGAAAAAAAACTGGCGACGTGCTCCGTTAATCTGGGAAAAAACACAGGGATTTCATGATGCTTCATAA
- a CDS encoding YiiX/YebB-like N1pC/P60 family cysteine hydrolase codes for MITRAFTILILFLAGAFYALALPLDLKNGDLVFREGDEVISEIIKQVDRSGFSHVGMVWISDNGIKVIHSTPSEHIGIKDGVTIDNIDFFISRAKPNTVRFYQVKGSEEARNNAVKIVLKRVGENFSIYSKQGVYCTELVADAWLKAGVSISTGTQTLDMPFISDIPLIFPENLINSENVILYPQ; via the coding sequence GTGATTACTCGTGCCTTTACTATTTTAATTTTATTCTTAGCGGGTGCATTTTATGCGCTCGCTTTACCTCTTGATTTAAAAAATGGAGATTTAGTTTTTCGTGAAGGTGATGAAGTTATTAGTGAAATAATTAAGCAAGTTGATAGAAGTGGATTTAGTCACGTAGGAATGGTGTGGATTTCAGATAATGGTATTAAAGTGATCCATTCAACACCAAGTGAGCATATAGGTATTAAAGATGGTGTTACCATTGATAATATAGACTTCTTTATTAGTCGAGCAAAACCCAATACTGTTCGTTTTTATCAAGTAAAAGGAAGCGAGGAAGCTAGAAATAATGCCGTAAAGATCGTATTAAAGCGCGTGGGAGAAAACTTTAGCATTTATTCCAAGCAAGGGGTTTATTGTACAGAATTAGTTGCTGATGCATGGCTAAAAGCGGGGGTATCTATTTCAACAGGAACTCAAACATTAGATATGCCGTTTATTTCAGATATTCCTCTTATTTTTCCTGAAAATTTAATTAATTCTGAAAATGTAATTCTTTATCCTCAATAA